In a genomic window of Hippoglossus stenolepis isolate QCI-W04-F060 chromosome 17, HSTE1.2, whole genome shotgun sequence:
- the LOC118125040 gene encoding cytosolic non-specific dipeptidase-like: MGREPFFNFPGTLRKLLQSLVKMAYLPKLFKHVDEQQETYVQRLADWVAVQSVSAWPEKRGEIKKMMEMAAKEIKRLGGEVEMVDIGKQTLPSGKEIPLPPVILGHLGSDPSKKTVCIYGHLDVQPAKIDDGWDTEPFTLVEKDGKLYGRGSTDDKGPVLAWLNCIDAYKQIKQELPVNIKFCFEGMEESGSEGLDELLVSRKDTFLKDVDYVCISDNYWLGKTKPCITYGLRGLCYFFIEVECSKKDLHSGVFGGSVHEAMTDLIALMGSLVTGKGDILVPGINEDVAELTEAEKKLYEDIDFNVAEFYKDIGIDQPLYDTKEEVLMHRWRYPSLSLHGIEGAFSGSGSKTVIPSKVIGKFSIRIVPDMDPKVVEKKVINHLKEKFDELGSPNKFKVHMGSGSKAWVSDYSHKNFLAGRKAIKTVFGVEPDLTREGGSIPVTLTLQETTGCNVMLLPIGSSDDGAHSQNEKLNRSNYIQGIKVLGAYFQEISQLK; this comes from the exons ATGGGACGTGAGCCATTTTTTAACTTCCCTGGAACATTGCGTAAA ctcctccagtcgCTGGTAAAGATGGCTTATCTTCCAAAGCTCTTCAAGCATGTGGACGAACAACAGGAGACGTATGTGCAG CGTCTTGCTGATTGGGTGGCAGTCCAGAGTGTGTCTGCTTGGCCAGAGAAGCGTGGGGAGATCAAGAAGATGATGGAAATGGCCGCCAAGGAAATCAAGAGACTGGGGGGCGAAGTGGAGATGGTGGACATTGGCAAACAGACG CTTCCTTCTGGAAAGGAGATCCCCCTCCCCCCTGTCATCCTGGGGCATTTGGGGTCAGACCCTTCTAAGAAGACTGTGTGCATCTACGGCCACCTTGATGTCCAGCCAGCCAAGATTGACGACGGCTGGGATACTGAGCCTTTCACTCTGGTGGAGAAAGATG GTAAGCTCTACGGAAGAGGTTCTACTGACGACAAGGGTCCAGTATTGGCCTGGTTAAACTGCATTGATGCCTACAAGCAGATCAAGCAG GAGCTTCCCGTCAATATCAAGTTCTGCTTCGAGGGGATGGAGGAGTCTGGATCTGAGGGCCTGGATGAGCTGCTGGTATCTCGAAAAGACACCTTCTTAAAAGACGTGGACTACGTCTGCATCTCTGACAACTACTGGCTGGGCAAGACCAAACCCTGCATCACCTATGGTCTGAGAGGACTCTGCTACTTCTTCATTGAG GTGGAGTGCAGTAAGAAGGACCTGCACTCTGGGGTGTTTGGTGGCTCTGTTCATGAGGCTATGACCGACCTTATTGCACTTATGG GCTCCCTGGTCACCGGGAAGGGGGATATTTTGGTTCCTGGGATAAACGAAGACGTGGCCGAGTTAACAGAAGCGGAGAAAAAGCTCTATGAGGATATTGATTTCAACGTGGCTGAGTTCTACAAAGACATTGGAATTGATCAGCCACTGTATGACACCAAG GAGGAGGTCCTAATGCACCGCTGGAGGtacccatccctctctcttcatgGTATCGAGGGAGCTTTCTCTGGATCAGGATCCAAGACTGTTATCCCAAGCAAGGTCATTGGCAAGTTCTCCATCCGCATTGTTCCTGACATGGACCCCAAAGTCGTGGAGAAGAAG GTTATCAACCATCTGAAGGAGAAATTTGATGAATTGGGATCCCCCAACAAATTCAAAGTGCACATGGGCAGCGGATCCAAGGCCTGGGTCTCTGACTACTCTCACAAGAACTTCCTGGCTGGTCGAAAGGCCATCAAGACAG TCTTTGGTGTGGAGCCTGACCTGACCCGTGAGGGTGGAAGCATCCCCGTCACCCTGACCCTCCAGGAGACCACAGGGTGTAACGTCATGCTGCTTCCAATCGGATCCTCCGATGATGGAGCTCACTCCCAGAATGAGAAACTCAACAG ATCCAACTACATTCAGGGAATCAAAGTGCTGGGTGCATACTTTCAAGAGATTTCCCAGCTCAAATGA
- the recql4 gene encoding ATP-dependent DNA helicase Q4, which yields MGRYNEVKLLLKNWEQEFVQQHQRKPNKEDVDQSPEETKKLYKEYRDLKLAKENSGGDAAGERNEQCKTTAEKSDCWGAHLNRSMMPVSSPKLTSEDRDSLMASSQYYGLKLKQNLATLSKDKPVSLRKSVLPGRVPLNSLKSRQSGQTCSPVAAAAAVTDKAKFTDPESSPFSPRRVKTCLGSLASKIQQSEETEEPFKPFELVKEFSDEPSGAASSGSITKIDNISSRVGTGKVLSSQNLNVSSPRPSSARSSALLLTLSPPSNKETSGEGFRTPGKLNDTIGASDKKSNSETIGTPRPQFLGGFRGGMAANGTEGRPSPVSRLSFVDTKWLERCQVFGEIGAEERPAAGNQEVQAERKEERETQGEMQGGERVDKGEIAAEGERAEAIDPGRDEGIKSINGDEIRDDIVPKAARQPSKKGKGGEEEKKKKKRGEEMQREPTPPPTLEDEGETSPKAKGTKKKGRKRQREGDDTEGGVKKKRSVKKKEESSDLNPSPSREGGKKRRTKKKVEEDGEEEEKQIKEPQKAPQENLMGEIDDEFLTKRMCQSQPVKPKGAKGAEGNFVKINLKKKSHVKGYALRGLGLRKQMYMQKFQLKGERFGGGAGFGRGRRGGFRGGFSRQADTCYKCNGTGHWAMDCKGPAAPPPIPVDDMVAEEPFELPTLEEVARATGTLQPQPLVSSSSVNEEHQRNEADPKHKEDVLLEVIRPDYERPAAPPPMEPLYPLTEDGKVQATPDDVHAALKDLGYASFRPGQEEAIMRILSGLSTLVVLSTGMGKSLCYQLPAYLYAQRSKCITLVISPLVSLMDDQVSGLPANLKAACIHSNMSMKQREAAIEKVKSGQVCLLLLSPEALVGGGRSGSGCLPSAQELPPVAFACIDEAHCVSEWSHNFRPCYLRLCKVLRERLGVQCLLGLTATATQSTAMDIAQHLDITDQEGIAVRSAAVPHNLYLSVSMDRDKDQSLVALLKGDRFGCLDSIIVYCTRREETTRVSALLRTCLQGVLVKENKQNSSSQTQINPAAQRKKDLARKKIRKPLKWQAETYHAGLSASERRRVQNNFMCGELRLVVATVAFGMGLDKSDVRGIIHYNMPKSFESYVQEIGRAGRDGEAAHCHLFLDPEGGDLHELRRHIYADTVDHYTVKRLVQKVFPPCKCKQIHQKQQELIKDIEDSELLEMMDVCDQEISVNPPTQQDVEEADKPKPAAAQETSHPGLLPIQEDRDEGKEKEESKEEQAVKDEGADGLCVEVKAAGDWLKDDRGESRDWPRERVCHTHERAIPIQQTVEALDITEEGVETLLCYLELHPQRFVELLHPILSVCKVSCYDGPRHLQKITKICPPVAVVLARRRMAGQRVESCDQLEFDVVEVADTMGWQLPIVKRGLRQLQWSTSRAGGRSGIHVEFSSPSFYFRSFGDLSNEEMDRVCQFLYNRVQDQERTQLYQLTACFKAFKSVAFKSVLSCVDDLDAERSLQLKSLLSEYFEKRRDREHTLKTLEMEELDKYKLLDWENQIRADIRSFLSNRSDEKFSGRAVARILHGIGSPCYPALTYGRDRRYWRKYIQFDFNQLIRLATQEIIQFK from the exons ATGGGTCGTTACAACgaggtgaagctgctgctgaagaactGGGAGCAGGAGTTCGTCCAGCAGCACCAGAGGAAACCCAACAAG GAGGACGTTGATCAATCTCCAGAAGAGACCAAGA AACTGTATAAAGAATATCGCGATTTGAAACTAGCCAAAGAGAACAGCGGCGGTGATGCAGCCGGCGAACGCAATGAACAGTGTAAAACTACAGCTGAG AAGTCCGACTGCTGGGGGGCTCATCTGAATCGCAGTATGATGCCCGTGTCTAGTCCCAAACTGACATCTGAGGACAGAGATAGTCTCATGGCCTCGTCCCAATATTATGGGCTAAAGCTCAAACAGAACCTGGCTACACTCAGTAAA GATAAACCTGTCTCACTGAGGAAATCAGTCCTTCCTGGTCGAGTTCCTCTTAACTCATTAAAAAGTCGACAGAGTGGTCAAACATGCAgccctgttgctgctgctgctgctgtcactgacAAGGCAAAATTCACTGACCCTGAATCCAGCCCCTTTTCACCGAG AAGAGTAAAGACTTGCTTGGGGTCTCTGGCGTCAAAGATCCAACAATCAGAGGAAACCGAGGAGCCGTTTAAACCTTTTGAACTTGTTAAAGAGTTTAGTGATGAACCTTCAGGTGCAGCTAGTAGTGGTAGTATTACTAAAATAGATAATATAAGTAGCAGGGTTGGTACCGGTAAAGTACTTAGCtcacaaaatctaaatgtctCTAGTCCCCGTCCCTCTTCAGCCAGATCTTCTGCCTTGTTGTTGACGTTGTCTCCTCCAAGTAACAAAGAAACCTCAGGAGAAGGCTTTAGAACACCAGGAAAGTTAAACGACACTATTGGAGCTTCAGACAAAAAATCGAATTCTGAAACAATAGGAACTCCACGTCCTCAGTTCCTTGGAGGTTTCAGAGGAGGAATGGCAGCTAATGGCACAGAAGGAAGGCCCTCTCCTGTCAGCAGGCTGAGTTTTGTTGACACCAAGTGGCTGGAGAGATGTCAGGTGTTTGGGGAGATAGGGGCAGAGGAGAGGCCTGCAGCGGGCAACCAGGAGGtacaggcagagagaaaagaagagagggaaacaCAAGGAGAAATGCAAGGAGGTGAAAGAGTAGACAAAGGAGAAAtagctgcagagggagaaagagcagAGGCGATAGACCCAGGAAGAGATGAAGGCATTAAGAGCATTAATGGTGATGAAATACGTGATGATATTGTTCCAAAAGCTGCTCGACAACCCTCCAAAAAAggcaaaggaggagaggaagaaaaaaagaaaaagaagagaggtgaggagatgCAAAGAGAGCCGACACCACCTCCAACACTAGAGGATGAGGGCGAGACTAGTCCCAAGGCCAAAGGTACgaagaagaaagggaggaagaggcagagagagggagacgacACAGAGGGGGGagtgaaaaagaagaggagtgtgaaaaagaaagaggagagctCTGATTTGAACCCCAGCCCATCTcgagaaggagggaaaaaaaggagaaccAAGAAAAAGgtagaggaagatggagaggaggaagagaaacaaatcAAGGAACCCCAAAAA GCGCCCCAGGAGAACTTGATGGGAGAAATAGATGATGAATTTCTGACCAAGAGAATGTGTCAGAGTCAGCCCGTGAAACCCAA aGGCGCGAAAGGTGCAGAGGGTAACTTTGTGAAGATAAACCTGAAGAAGAAATCTCATGTCAAAGGTTACGCACTCAGAGGCCTAGGTCTACGCAAACAG ATGTACATGCAGAAGTTCCAGCTGAAAGGTGAACGTTTTGGTGGAGGTGCAGGGTttggcagaggaaggagaggaggcttTAGAGGGGGGTTCAGTCGACAGGCCGACACCTGCTACAAGTGCAACGGGACTGGACACTGGGCCATGGACTGCAAAGGACCAG CTGCTCCCCCTCCTATTCCCGTGGACGATATGGTTGCAGAGGAGCCGTTTGAACTTCCAACTCTGGAGGAGGTTGCCAGGGCAACTGGAACCCTGCAACCTCAGCCGCTTG tgtcaTCCTCAAGTGTCAACGAGGAGCACCAGAGAAATGAAGCGGATCCTAAGCATAAAGAGGACGTGTTGTTGGAAGTGATCCGTCCTGATTATGAGCGGCCTGCTGCTCCGCCACCGATGGAACCGCTCTATCCCCTCACAGAGGATGGAAAAGTTCAGG CAACACCTGATGATGTGCATGCAGCTCTGAAAGACCTCGGCTATGCGTCGTTTAGACCAGGACAGGAGGAGGCCATCATGAGGATCCTGTCAG gTCTCTCTACCCTGGTAGTGTTGTCAACGGGAATGGGTAAATCGTTGTGCTATCAGCTTCCAGCGTATCTCTACGCTCAGAGGTCAAAATGCATCACACTGGTCATCTCACCTCTCGTCTCACTCATGGATGATCAG gtgtcTGGTCTGCCAGCCAATCTGAAGGCAGCCTGTATCCACTCCAACATGTCCATGAAACAGAGGGAAGCTGCCATAGAAAAG GTGAAGTCCGGCCAGGTGTGTTTGTTGCTTCTCTCTCCGGAggctctggttggtggaggtcGTTCAGGCTCAGGGTGTCTGCCCTCTGCTCAGGAGCTCCCTCCTGTGGCCTTCGCCTGTATAGACGAAGctcactgtgtctctgagtGGTCACACAACTTCAGGCCTTGTTACCTGAGGCTGTGTAAG GTACTAAGGGAGCGTTTGGGAGTGCAGTGCTTGCTGGGACTCACTGCCACGGCCACTCAATCTACTGCTATGGACATCGCTCAGCATCTGGACATCACCGATCAGGAGGGTATCGCAGTCCGATCTGCAGCAGTGCCTCACAACctgtatctgtctgtgtccatgGATAGAGACAAGGATCAG tCTCTAGTGGCCTTGTTGAAAGGCGACCGCTTTGGTTGTCTGGACTCCATCATCGTCTACTGcaccaggagagaggagactACTCGTGTGTCTGCGCTGCTCAGGACCTGCCTGCAGGGGGTGCtggtgaaagaaaacaaacaaaacagcagcagccagacacaaATCAaccctgcagcacagaggaagaaagaccTGG CAAGGAAGAAGATACGTAAGCCGCTGAAGTGGCAGGCCGAGACGTACCACGCCGGCCTGTCAGCGTCTGAGCGCCGTCGTGTCCAGAACAACTTCATGTGCGGGGAGCTTAGACTAGTGGTGGCCACTGTGGCTTTTGGCATGGGCCTCGATAAATCTGATGTTCGTGGTATCATCCACTACAACATGCCAAAG agttttgaGAGCTACGTGCAGGAGATtgggagagcagggagagacggagaagcGGCCCACTGTCACCTCTTCCTGGACCCTGAG ggtGGAGACCTCCATGAGCTCCGTCGTCACATCTATGCGGACACAGTGGACCACTACACAGTGAAGAGGCTGGTCCAGAAAGTTTTCCCtccatgtaaatgtaaacagatACACCAGAAACAGCAGGAGCTCATCAAG GACATTGAGGACTCTGAGCTGTTGGAGATGATGGATGTGTGTGATCAGGAGATCAGCGTGAACCCTCCTACTCAGCAGGACGTAGAAGAAGCAGACAAAccaaaacctgctgctgctcag GAGACGTCACATCCCGGTCTGTTACCAATCCAggaagacagagatgaaggaaaggaaaaggaggagagcaaAGAGGAGCAGGCAGTAAAAGATGAGGGAGCTGATGGTTTGTGTGTCGAGGTGAAGGCAGCTGGTGATTGGCTGAAagatgacagaggagagagcagggatTGGCCCCGAGAGCGAGTGTGTCACACACACGAGAGAGCGATTCCCATCCAACAGACTGTGGAGGCTCTGGACATCACAGAGGAAG gtgtGGAAACTCTGCTCTGTTATCTGGAGCTGCATCCTCAGCGCTTTGTCGAACTCCTCCACCCcatcctgtctgtgtgtaaagTCAGCTGCTACGATGGACCGAGACACCTccagaaaatcacaaaaat CTGTCCTCCTGTCGCTGTGGTTCTGGCCAGAAGGCGGATGGCGGGCCAGAGAGTGGAGTCATGTGATCAGCTGGAGTTTGACGTCGTGGAGGTTGCGGACACTATGGGATGGCAGCTTCCTATTGTGAAGAGGGGACTCAGGCAGCTGCAGTGGAGCACCAGCAGAG ctgGCGGTCGTAGCGGCATCCACGTTGAATTCTCCTCTCCGTCCTTCTACTTCCGCTCCTTCGGCGACCTGAGCAACGAGGAGATGGACAGAGTTTGTCAGTTCCTCTATAATCGAGTGCAGGACCAAGAGAGGACGCAGCTCTACCAGCTGACTGCCTGTTTTAAGGCCTTCAAGAG TGTTGCCTTCAAGAGTGTCTTGTCCTGTGTGGATGATTTGGATGCGGAACGCAGTCTGCAGCTGAAAAGCCTTCTCTCTGAATACTTTGAAAAGCGGCGAGACAGAGAgcacacactcaaaacactggagatggaggagctcgacaaatataaa CTGTTGGACTGGGAAAATCAGATCCGAGCGGACATCAGGAGTTTCCTCTCCAACCGGAGTGACGAGAAGTTTTCTGGAAGAGCTGTTGCCAGAATCCTCCACGGCATAG GCAGTCCGTGCTATCCTGCCCTGACCTACGGCCGAGACAGACGATACTGGAGGAAGTACATTCAGTTCGACTTCAACCAGCTCATCAGACTGGCCACTCAGGAAATCATACAGTTCAAGTAA